One genomic window of Mucilaginibacter sp. SJ includes the following:
- a CDS encoding AbiV family abortive infection protein, with product MGLGIAELALEELGKSYTLLAYHSKAFTITDWKRFWKDWKSHEVKASRGFFYEFFCTLRRRAPPL from the coding sequence ATTGGACTGGGTATTGCAGAACTTGCTTTAGAGGAATTAGGGAAATCTTATACACTGCTGGCATATCACTCGAAAGCGTTTACCATCACAGATTGGAAGAGATTTTGGAAAGACTGGAAAAGTCATGAAGTAAAAGCATCCCGAGGTTTTTTCTATGAGTTTTTCTGTACATTAAGACGACGGGCCCCGCCCCTTTAA
- a CDS encoding HlyD family secretion protein codes for MSSKQNEECESINRDLLKITSTNHLQSRSELAQEIIDRRPSFFEKWALMLFSAILLCLFGGTWFIKYPDIIEANATLSAYNAPKEIISVQTGRLIKLFVQNGQQVKKDDMIGWIESAAKPDEVLRLSAQLDSGLRLLMVGKSEKVSVLFKEQFQNLGAIQVSYQTYIMELQQFNDYLVNGFYENQKKLILNDVSSIRNTDRELKEQKQLLRKDNEVASQTYEMNQKLFDQHVITKEEYRQQQSKLFNKQLGMPQINSSIISNQNQGQHKLRELEQIDHDMAQQKVLLQQALQTLKSNVDEWKKRYILSAPMDGTLFFALELQQNQFVEQNKLLGYVKPADSKFYAQLVLPQRNLGKVDTGMQVQLRFDAYPYQEVGFIKGKINYISNIATDSGYIAKVQLKTDLKTNLGEKIRYKTGLKATALVITKDMPLIKRLYFTVVKATSQGK; via the coding sequence ATGTCAAGCAAACAAAACGAAGAATGCGAATCAATAAATCGCGACCTTTTAAAAATAACTTCAACTAATCATCTCCAGAGCAGGTCAGAGCTGGCCCAGGAGATTATTGACCGGAGACCTTCCTTCTTTGAAAAGTGGGCGTTGATGCTTTTTTCCGCAATATTATTATGTCTTTTTGGAGGCACTTGGTTTATCAAATATCCGGATATTATTGAAGCAAATGCAACCCTTTCGGCTTATAATGCGCCTAAAGAAATTATTTCAGTGCAAACGGGAAGGCTTATCAAATTGTTCGTTCAAAATGGCCAGCAAGTGAAAAAGGATGATATGATAGGTTGGATAGAAAGCGCAGCAAAACCAGATGAGGTTTTAAGGCTTTCAGCTCAACTTGATAGTGGCTTGCGTTTATTAATGGTTGGAAAGTCAGAAAAAGTGTCTGTTTTGTTCAAAGAGCAATTTCAAAACCTCGGAGCTATACAGGTTTCTTATCAAACTTATATAATGGAACTCCAACAGTTTAACGATTATTTGGTAAACGGATTTTATGAAAATCAAAAGAAGTTGATTTTAAATGATGTCTCTTCGATAAGGAACACGGACCGGGAATTAAAAGAGCAAAAGCAGTTACTTAGGAAAGATAATGAGGTGGCAAGTCAGACTTATGAAATGAATCAAAAATTATTTGACCAGCATGTGATTACAAAGGAGGAATATCGTCAACAACAGAGTAAACTTTTTAATAAACAATTGGGAATGCCCCAGATAAATTCCAGTATTATTTCAAATCAGAATCAGGGGCAACATAAATTAAGAGAACTGGAACAAATTGATCATGATATGGCACAACAAAAAGTTCTCCTTCAGCAAGCACTTCAGACATTGAAAAGTAATGTTGACGAATGGAAAAAGCGTTATATTTTATCCGCTCCTATGGATGGGACATTGTTTTTTGCTTTGGAATTGCAACAGAACCAATTTGTAGAGCAAAATAAATTGCTTGGCTATGTTAAACCTGCTGACAGTAAATTTTACGCACAATTAGTTTTGCCCCAAAGAAACCTCGGAAAGGTCGATACAGGAATGCAGGTGCAACTGCGTTTCGATGCCTATCCCTATCAGGAGGTAGGTTTTATCAAAGGAAAAATAAACTATATTTCAAATATCGCCACTGATAGCGGCTATATTGCCAAGGTACAATTGAAAACAGATCTCAAAACTAATCTCGGCGAAAAAATTCGATATAAAACAGGTCTAAAAGCTACCGCTCTGGTCATTACTAAAGATATGCCATTGATCAAGCGGTTGTATTTCACTGTTGTAAAAGCTACCAGTCAAGGGAAATAG
- a CDS encoding histone H1, with translation MNAFQQIEQLVVAAKDDAEKFYGRGNQSAGVRLRKAYQQMKSLAHEGRKEVTK, from the coding sequence ATGAATGCATTTCAGCAAATCGAACAATTGGTTGTTGCCGCGAAAGATGATGCAGAGAAGTTTTACGGAAGAGGTAATCAGTCTGCGGGTGTACGGTTGCGCAAGGCTTACCAGCAGATGAAATCACTAGCTCATGAAGGACGTAAGGAGGTGACGAAGTAG
- a CDS encoding peptidase domain-containing ABC transporter: MPFPYYKQLNAMDCGPTCLRMVAKYYGRHYNADTLRQKTGFAKQGVSLLGISETAEKLGFRTRGVKIGYSQLEAVTTPAILHWDQNHFVVLVDISSKKVKIADPGNGMLNFTKDEFLNHWISSNSQDELQTGIALLMEPTPTFFESDGEKESKITWHLLFRYLAQSKSQILQVLIAFVITSLLQLIFPFLTQSIVDTGINTQNLQYVVIVLVAQMMLTFSQTVVAFIRSTLLLRISNILNLQILSDFWIKLTKLPVAYFDVHHTGDTMQRISDHNTIKDFLTGTVLSTLFSFFNFVVYAIVLVMYNLGLFIVFIIGSLIYFAWVLLFMRMRRKINYQTFHLSAKENNATLQLIQGMQEIRLNNAERQKRWDWENTQASIFKLNFKSLNYSQLQSIGATLINQLQNIAISFLVSKLVIEGRLTLGAMLAIQYIIGQLSGPISQWVVLIQNMQDAKISMERLNEIHQLSDEENSDKFYISQLSTSKSISISDLSYAYPGAGNEPVLEDISLFIPEGKVTAIVGVSGSGKTTLLKILLKVYEQYSGVIRIGANEPKQDLDTDKNTDGLRFDNIRHSYWRSICGAVMQDGYIFNDTIARNIAVGQEEIEYERLIQSCRTSNIYSFIESLPNGFYTLLGSEGVGLSQGQKQRLLIARAVYKDPEYLFFDEATNSLDANNEREIVGNLSRVFKEKTVVVVAHRLSTVKSADKIVVLDKGKIVEEGTHEQLTLAKGKYYQLVKNQLEMGN, encoded by the coding sequence ATGCCTTTCCCTTATTATAAACAATTAAATGCAATGGATTGTGGGCCGACGTGCTTGCGTATGGTGGCCAAATATTACGGCAGACATTATAATGCAGACACCTTGCGGCAAAAAACCGGTTTTGCCAAACAAGGGGTCTCATTATTGGGCATAAGCGAAACGGCAGAAAAATTGGGCTTCAGGACAAGAGGGGTTAAAATCGGCTACAGTCAGCTTGAAGCAGTGACAACTCCTGCGATTCTACATTGGGATCAGAACCACTTTGTAGTACTGGTTGACATTTCTTCAAAAAAAGTAAAAATAGCCGATCCTGGAAACGGGATGCTCAATTTTACCAAAGATGAGTTTTTAAACCATTGGATTTCGTCAAATAGTCAGGACGAATTGCAAACCGGAATAGCGCTTTTAATGGAGCCTACACCCACTTTTTTTGAAAGCGACGGAGAGAAAGAAAGTAAAATTACTTGGCATTTGTTGTTTCGATACCTCGCGCAAAGTAAGTCACAGATTTTACAGGTCTTAATTGCTTTTGTTATCACTTCGTTGTTGCAGCTTATTTTTCCATTTTTAACACAAAGTATAGTTGACACAGGTATCAATACCCAAAACCTCCAATATGTCGTAATCGTACTTGTCGCACAGATGATGCTAACTTTCAGCCAGACTGTGGTTGCATTTATTAGGAGTACATTATTATTACGAATCTCTAATATTCTTAATCTCCAAATACTTTCCGATTTCTGGATAAAACTGACGAAGCTTCCGGTAGCGTATTTCGATGTCCATCATACTGGTGATACCATGCAGCGTATAAGCGACCACAATACCATTAAAGATTTTCTTACTGGAACGGTGCTAAGCACGCTTTTTTCCTTTTTTAATTTTGTGGTATATGCCATCGTTTTGGTAATGTATAACTTAGGGTTGTTTATTGTCTTTATAATTGGTAGTCTCATTTATTTTGCGTGGGTTTTATTATTTATGCGTATGCGCCGCAAAATTAACTACCAAACCTTTCACCTCTCCGCGAAGGAAAACAATGCGACTTTGCAGCTGATACAGGGAATGCAGGAAATCAGATTAAATAATGCAGAAAGGCAAAAACGATGGGATTGGGAAAATACACAAGCCTCTATTTTTAAATTAAACTTCAAATCGTTAAATTACAGTCAATTGCAATCTATTGGCGCTACATTGATTAATCAATTGCAGAACATCGCGATCAGCTTCCTTGTATCAAAATTAGTTATTGAAGGTCGTCTCACATTAGGCGCAATGCTGGCCATACAGTATATAATTGGCCAATTGAGCGGCCCGATTAGCCAATGGGTGGTCCTTATTCAAAATATGCAAGATGCTAAGATCAGCATGGAACGTTTAAATGAAATACATCAGTTGTCCGACGAGGAAAACTCTGATAAGTTTTATATTTCACAGCTATCGACAAGTAAGAGTATTTCGATTAGTGATTTGTCATATGCTTACCCCGGAGCCGGAAATGAGCCTGTACTTGAAGATATAAGTTTATTTATTCCTGAAGGCAAAGTTACCGCCATCGTCGGGGTAAGCGGAAGTGGAAAAACAACGCTTTTAAAAATTCTGCTAAAAGTATATGAACAATATAGCGGCGTGATACGTATCGGGGCGAACGAGCCAAAACAAGATTTGGATACCGATAAAAATACTGATGGTTTAAGGTTTGATAATATTCGTCATTCGTATTGGAGAAGTATCTGCGGTGCCGTAATGCAGGACGGGTATATCTTTAACGATACGATTGCCAGAAATATAGCTGTAGGACAGGAAGAAATTGAATATGAACGATTGATACAAAGCTGCAGGACTTCCAATATTTATTCATTTATAGAATCCCTTCCGAATGGATTTTATACACTGTTGGGTTCAGAAGGGGTGGGGTTAAGTCAGGGACAAAAACAAAGATTGCTAATTGCAAGGGCAGTCTACAAAGATCCCGAATATTTATTCTTCGACGAAGCTACCAATTCACTGGACGCCAATAATGAGCGCGAAATCGTGGGCAATCTCTCAAGGGTCTTTAAAGAAAAGACAGTAGTTGTAGTAGCACACAGGTTAAGCACTGTTAAAAGTGCCGATAAAATTGTCGTTTTGGATAAAGGTAAGATTGTTGAAGAAGGGACCCATGAACAACTCACTTTGGCTAAAGGCAAGTATTATCAACTTGTTAAAAATCAATTGGAAATGGGGAATTAA
- a CDS encoding endonuclease/exonuclease/phosphatase family protein codes for MAYYPKLKTNFIPAERRNHIIDKLLALKTQLDEEIPDKNLEKHLLLATWNIRDFGKDGGFNPQPRLPESYFYIAEILSAFDLIAVQEVNELEPLETVLSIMGNNYSYIATDVSDAKGGGNGERLTFIYDKRKIWFKNIAGEIVLPSNLLISKTELQVEGDKVVAGKQFRRTPYVVSFQCGWFKFDLCTVHIYYGEDRPGPELQQRIEEIKTIANYLSKRADEAFLKDKSMILLGDFNIVAQNHETMEALLDSGFTVPKNLRASTNLGRDHYYDQIAFKTKQGQLDFIDSEATDAKNANAGVFEIYKNCFDDDDYQVYKNELVNTREGATIANDEVKLKKYYNSWKTWQLSDHKVLWTRLLINDSEAYINSCRIPE; via the coding sequence ATGGCCTACTATCCTAAACTCAAAACCAACTTCATTCCCGCAGAAAGAAGAAATCACATCATCGACAAATTATTGGCGCTCAAAACACAGTTAGATGAGGAAATCCCAGACAAAAACCTGGAAAAACACCTCCTCCTGGCTACCTGGAACATCCGTGATTTTGGAAAAGACGGCGGCTTCAACCCGCAACCGCGTTTACCGGAGAGCTATTTTTACATCGCAGAGATCCTGTCCGCATTCGACCTGATCGCCGTACAGGAAGTCAACGAACTGGAACCATTAGAAACCGTGCTTAGCATTATGGGTAATAACTATAGCTATATCGCGACCGATGTTTCTGACGCAAAGGGTGGCGGTAATGGCGAACGTCTCACCTTTATTTATGATAAGCGCAAGATCTGGTTTAAAAACATCGCGGGCGAGATCGTTCTGCCATCAAACTTATTGATCTCGAAAACAGAACTGCAAGTAGAGGGTGATAAGGTAGTAGCCGGAAAACAATTCCGCAGAACACCATATGTTGTATCATTCCAATGCGGCTGGTTTAAATTCGATCTATGTACCGTACATATTTACTATGGAGAGGATCGACCAGGACCGGAATTACAACAGCGTATTGAAGAAATCAAAACTATCGCCAACTATCTGAGTAAAAGAGCAGATGAAGCTTTTCTGAAAGATAAAAGCATGATTCTTTTAGGCGATTTCAACATCGTCGCCCAAAACCATGAGACCATGGAAGCATTACTTGACTCAGGTTTCACTGTTCCGAAAAATCTCCGTGCATCTACCAATCTTGGACGGGATCACTATTACGATCAAATCGCCTTTAAAACCAAACAAGGCCAGCTTGATTTTATTGACTCGGAAGCCACTGATGCCAAAAACGCTAATGCTGGCGTCTTCGAGATCTATAAAAATTGTTTTGATGATGATGACTATCAAGTCTACAAAAATGAGCTTGTAAACACGCGTGAGGGCGCAACCATTGCAAACGATGAGGTTAAATTGAAGAAATACTATAACAGCTGGAAGACCTGGCAATTATCAGATCATAAAGTGCTGTGGACACGGTTATTGATCAATGATAGTGAAGCCTACATTAACAGCTGTCGTATCCCTGAATAA
- a CDS encoding PD-(D/E)XK nuclease domain-containing protein, whose protein sequence is MIPYYELRYALMMRDIPSFIRTMKSVLASVSYSISKAKEGYFHSNVHLILTLLGSHVLSEEETNIGRIDAVIRFTDVIYIVEFKFGDNKDLSAEARDQIKEKQYAQKLNLERKVILGLGISFDEAKRNINGFTFERLSN, encoded by the coding sequence ATGATTCCCTATTACGAACTTCGCTATGCATTGATGATGCGTGATATTCCATCCTTTATCAGAACAATGAAAAGCGTATTGGCATCGGTTTCGTACAGCATTAGCAAAGCCAAAGAAGGTTATTTTCACTCCAATGTACATTTGATCCTCACTTTACTGGGATCCCATGTATTATCAGAAGAAGAAACCAATATCGGCAGGATCGATGCCGTTATCAGGTTTACCGACGTTATTTACATTGTGGAATTTAAATTTGGCGATAACAAGGATCTAAGCGCGGAAGCCCGCGATCAGATCAAAGAGAAGCAATATGCGCAAAAACTAAATTTGGAGCGCAAAGTGATCCTTGGATTAGGCATCAGCTTCGATGAAGCCAAAAGAAATATCAATGGGTTTACGTTTGAAAGACTTTCAAACTGA